The Zalophus californianus isolate mZalCal1 chromosome 7, mZalCal1.pri.v2, whole genome shotgun sequence genome includes a region encoding these proteins:
- the ANKRD66 gene encoding ankyrin repeat domain-containing protein 66, translating into MELTKMSDMTKLHQAVAAGDYNLVRKILKKGLCDPNYKDVDWNDRTPLHWAAIKGHMEVMQLLLEYGARPCLVTDVGWTPAHFAAESGHVNVLKVLHALHAAIDAPDFFGDTPKRIAQIYGQTACVAFLEKAEPECRDHRRTARQQGLPLDQQDEDWDAKKRELELSLPSSNQNTNKKKNKTIRGPTRPGHPKERRA; encoded by the exons atggaATTGACCAAAATGTCGGACATGACAAAGCTCCACCAAGCTGTGGCTGCAGGAGACTACAATTTAGtgagaaagattttgaaaaaaggTCTCTGTGACCCAAACTACAAGGATGTGGACTGGAATGACCGAACCCCACTTCACTGGGCTGCAATCAAAG GGCACATGGAGGTGATGCAGCTCCTTCTAGAATATGGAGCCAGGCCCTGCCTGGTAACTGATGTGGGCTGGACCCCAGCTCATTTTGCAGCTGAGTCAGGCCACGTGAATGTGCTCAAAGTTCTCCATGCATTGCACGCCGCGATCGACGCCCCCGACTTCTTTGGAGACACGCCAAAGAGGATCGCACAGATCTACGGGCAGACCGCCTGTGTGGCGTTCCTGGAGAA GGCTGAGCCCGAGTGCCGGGACCACCGGCGCACCGCCAGGCAGCAGGGGCTGCCTCTGGACCAGCAGGACGAAGACTGGGATGCCAAGAAAAGGGAGCTGGAGCTGTCTCTCCCTTCCTCAAATCAAAACAccaacaagaaaaagaataagacaatCCGAGGCCCCACCAGGCCGGGCCATCCGAAAGAGAGAAGAGCGTGA